The Pantoea nemavictus genome includes a region encoding these proteins:
- a CDS encoding phosphoglycolate phosphatase — MAHFTDIRALAFDLDGTLVDSAPGLAQAIDHALADLQLPPPGLALASTWIGNGADVMMTRALTWALGREPHAEEQRDARALFDKYYAQTVEAGSTLFPQVKETLAALQAQGLPLAIVTNKPTPFVAPLLKSLGIADYFTQIIGGDDVVVKKPHPAAIFLVLGHFGVLPGQLLFVGDSRNDILAAQAAGVPNIGMTFGYNYGEPIATSQPDLTLDSFDELLPAIGL, encoded by the coding sequence ATGGCTCATTTCACTGATATCCGCGCGCTGGCGTTCGATCTTGACGGTACGCTGGTCGATAGCGCGCCGGGTTTGGCGCAGGCCATCGATCATGCGCTGGCCGATCTGCAATTGCCGCCGCCGGGTTTGGCATTAGCCTCCACCTGGATTGGTAACGGTGCCGACGTGATGATGACCCGCGCGCTGACGTGGGCGCTGGGACGCGAACCGCATGCCGAAGAGCAACGTGATGCGCGTGCACTGTTCGATAAATATTACGCCCAAACGGTGGAAGCGGGCAGCACGCTGTTCCCGCAGGTGAAAGAGACGTTGGCAGCGCTGCAGGCGCAAGGCCTGCCGCTGGCGATCGTCACCAACAAACCGACGCCGTTTGTTGCGCCGCTGCTTAAGTCACTCGGTATTGCTGATTACTTTACGCAGATTATCGGCGGCGATGATGTGGTGGTGAAAAAACCCCACCCGGCGGCCATTTTCCTCGTGCTTGGCCATTTTGGCGTGCTTCCCGGACAATTGCTGTTTGTCGGCGATTCGCGCAATGATATTCTCGCGGCCCAGGCAGCAGGCGTGCCGAATATAGGCATGACATTTGGCTACAACTACGGCGAGCCGATTGCGACAAGCCAACCCGATTTAACTCTCGACTCTTTTGACGAACTTTTGCCCGCTATCGGGCTGTGA
- the rpe gene encoding ribulose-phosphate 3-epimerase, with protein sequence MKQFLLAPSILAADFARLGEDTAKALAAGGDVVHFDVMDNHYVPNLTMGPMVLKALRDYGITAPIDVHLMVKPVDALIPEFAKAGATFITFHPEASEHVDRTLQLIKEHGCKAGLVFNPATPLDYLDYVMDKLDIILLMSVNPGFGGQSFIPGTLDKLREARRLIDQSGYNIRLEVDGGVKIDNIGQIAAAGADMFVAGSAIFGHPDYKKVIDEMRGELEKVNGSFH encoded by the coding sequence ATGAAACAATTTTTACTGGCCCCTTCAATTCTTGCTGCTGATTTCGCTCGTCTGGGCGAAGACACAGCCAAAGCGCTGGCGGCAGGTGGTGATGTGGTCCATTTCGATGTGATGGATAACCACTACGTTCCTAATCTGACCATGGGGCCGATGGTGCTGAAAGCGCTGCGCGATTACGGCATCACTGCACCTATTGATGTGCATCTGATGGTAAAACCAGTGGATGCATTGATCCCGGAATTCGCTAAAGCGGGCGCTACCTTTATTACTTTTCACCCGGAAGCCAGCGAGCATGTTGATCGCACGCTGCAGCTGATCAAAGAGCACGGTTGCAAAGCGGGTCTGGTATTCAACCCTGCGACACCGCTCGACTACCTCGACTACGTAATGGATAAGCTGGATATCATTCTGCTGATGTCGGTGAACCCTGGTTTTGGTGGTCAATCCTTCATTCCCGGTACGCTCGACAAACTGCGCGAAGCGCGTCGCCTGATCGATCAAAGCGGCTATAACATTCGTCTGGAAGTGGATGGTGGCGTGAAAATCGACAACATCGGCCAGATTGCTGCTGCCGGTGCCGACATGTTTGTCGCGGGTTCTGCGATCTTTGGTCATCCGGATTACAAGAAAGTGATCGACGAGATGCGTGGCGAACTGGAGAAAGTTAATGGCTCATTTCACTGA
- the dam gene encoding adenine-specific DNA-methyltransferase, producing MKKNRAFLKWAGGKYPLLDDIRRHLPQGDCLIEPFVGAGSVFLNTDYDRYHLADINGDLINLYNIVKTRTAAFIEDARQLFNAEGNTAETYYAQRIAFNASKDEYQRAVLFLYLNRHGYNGLCRYNLRGEFNVPFGRYRKPYFPEAELLWFAERAQKATFVCESYDVTLNNAAEGSVVYCDPPYAPLSATANFTAYHTNSFSLREQQHLAELANKLAQQNRIPVLISNHDTVLTREWYQNADLHVVKARRSISRSISGRTQVDELLALFR from the coding sequence ATGAAAAAAAATCGCGCTTTCCTGAAATGGGCCGGAGGGAAATACCCGCTCCTTGATGACATCCGTCGTCATTTGCCACAAGGTGATTGTCTAATCGAACCCTTTGTCGGCGCCGGTTCAGTATTCCTCAATACCGATTATGACCGCTATCACCTGGCGGACATCAACGGTGATCTCATCAATCTCTACAACATCGTCAAAACGCGTACTGCAGCGTTCATTGAAGACGCGCGCCAGCTTTTCAACGCCGAAGGTAACACGGCGGAAACCTACTACGCGCAGCGTATCGCATTCAATGCCAGCAAAGATGAATATCAGCGCGCGGTGCTGTTCCTGTATCTCAATCGCCATGGTTATAACGGGCTGTGCCGCTACAATCTGCGCGGGGAGTTTAACGTCCCTTTTGGTCGCTATCGTAAGCCCTATTTCCCGGAAGCGGAGCTGCTGTGGTTTGCCGAACGGGCGCAAAAAGCGACCTTTGTCTGTGAATCTTACGATGTTACTCTGAACAACGCCGCTGAAGGCTCAGTGGTTTATTGCGATCCGCCGTATGCGCCGCTCTCGGCAACGGCGAATTTTACCGCGTATCACACCAACAGTTTTAGCCTGCGCGAGCAGCAGCATCTGGCAGAACTGGCCAATAAGCTGGCGCAGCAAAATCGCATCCCGGTATTGATTTCTAACCACGATACGGTGCTCACGCGCGAGTGGTATCAGAATGCGGATTTACACGTAGTTAAAGCCCGGCGTTCCATCAGCCGAAGCATAAGTGGTCGCACTCAGGTCGACGAACTGCTGGCGCTTTTCCGCTAG
- a CDS encoding SPOR domain-containing protein, with product MDEFKPEDELKPDASDRRPTRSRKSSSAPKVKVPVSRQHMMMGIGILVLLLVVLGIGSALTGPDEKKPATNTANNGAAPSAGGSEKNIDLSGSTSMSGQQNATPSADGGAAQTTAGAAAPAGNDAQSISMPPVSSTPTQAETVDTPANQQRVTLPGDLNTALNNQQGSVDAAAQGAQGNSSLPTAPATVSGNGKAMTPPAMRAETPPRNASNGARETHAASTTTHKAPAATKSTPVKENNTHTTPARNAAPASSSASKSLPSGGNYTLQLSGASKEESLNAWARKQNLSGYHVYKTTRNGQPWYVLVSGAYATPADAKRAVASLPAEVRAANPWVKPLSQVKKESQ from the coding sequence ATGGATGAGTTCAAACCGGAAGACGAGTTAAAACCTGACGCCAGTGACCGCCGTCCGACGCGGTCACGCAAATCGTCTTCTGCGCCGAAAGTGAAAGTACCGGTTTCTCGTCAGCATATGATGATGGGTATTGGTATTTTAGTTCTGCTGTTGGTGGTGCTGGGAATTGGTTCGGCGTTAACCGGTCCAGATGAGAAGAAACCAGCAACTAATACCGCAAATAATGGCGCGGCACCTTCAGCCGGTGGCAGCGAAAAGAACATCGACCTTTCAGGTTCGACGTCCATGAGCGGCCAGCAAAATGCCACACCTTCTGCTGATGGCGGCGCTGCGCAAACTACAGCGGGAGCGGCTGCACCTGCGGGCAACGACGCCCAGTCCATCTCGATGCCACCGGTATCCTCAACGCCCACTCAGGCCGAAACCGTTGATACTCCAGCGAACCAACAGCGTGTCACGCTGCCGGGCGATCTCAACACCGCGCTGAACAATCAGCAGGGTTCTGTGGATGCTGCGGCACAAGGCGCACAGGGTAACAGTTCGCTGCCAACCGCACCGGCAACGGTCAGTGGCAACGGTAAGGCGATGACGCCGCCAGCGATGCGTGCGGAAACCCCACCGCGTAATGCCAGCAACGGTGCACGCGAGACGCACGCTGCCAGCACCACCACGCACAAAGCTCCGGCAGCGACTAAATCGACGCCGGTGAAAGAGAACAACACGCACACTACGCCAGCGCGTAATGCGGCGCCTGCGAGCAGCAGCGCCAGCAAATCGTTGCCATCGGGCGGCAACTACACGCTGCAGTTGAGCGGTGCGTCGAAAGAAGAGAGCCTGAACGCCTGGGCGAGAAAACAGAACCTGAGCGGTTATCACGTGTATAAAACCACGCGCAACGGCCAGCCATGGTATGTGTTGGTGAGTGGTGCTTACGCCACGCCAGCCGATGCGAAACGCGCGGTGGCATCGCTGCCAGCAGAAGTGCGTGCGGCGAATCCATGGGTGAAACCGCTCAGTCAGGTGAAGAAAGAAAGTCAGTAA
- the aroB gene encoding 3-dehydroquinate synthase has protein sequence MEKITVSLGDRSYPITIAAGLFNDPASFWPLKAGDNAMLVTNQTLAPIYLEPLAALLSKAGVKVDQVILPDGEQYKTLAVMDEVFTALLKKPHGRDTTLIALGGGVIGDLTGFAAASYQRGVRFIQVPTTLLSQVDSSVGGKTAVNHPLGKNMIGAFYQPASVVVDTHCLATLPPRELASGLAEVIKYGIILDGEFFLWLEQNLDALLALDEKAMAYCIRRCCELKAEVVAADERETGVRALLNLGHTFGHAIEAHMGYGNWLHGEAVSAGMVMAARTAERLGQFTSAETDRIIALLLRAGLPVHGPASMAAEDYLPHMMRDKKVLAGELRLVLPLAIGRSEVRAGVAHDMVLAAINDCQKP, from the coding sequence ATGGAGAAGATCACTGTCTCACTCGGGGATCGCAGTTACCCCATCACCATCGCTGCCGGACTGTTTAACGATCCGGCTTCTTTTTGGCCGCTCAAAGCAGGCGACAATGCCATGCTGGTAACAAACCAGACACTGGCGCCGATCTATCTGGAACCCCTGGCAGCGCTACTCAGCAAGGCTGGAGTGAAGGTAGATCAGGTCATTTTGCCTGATGGTGAGCAGTACAAAACGTTGGCTGTAATGGACGAGGTGTTCACCGCGCTGCTGAAAAAGCCGCACGGTCGTGATACCACGCTGATTGCACTGGGCGGTGGAGTGATTGGTGATCTGACCGGATTTGCTGCGGCCAGCTATCAGCGCGGCGTGCGCTTTATTCAGGTGCCGACCACGTTGCTGTCTCAGGTTGACTCCTCCGTGGGTGGCAAAACCGCGGTAAACCATCCTCTTGGCAAAAACATGATTGGGGCGTTTTACCAGCCCGCGTCTGTGGTTGTGGATACCCATTGCCTGGCCACTCTGCCGCCGCGCGAACTCGCGTCGGGTCTGGCGGAAGTGATCAAATACGGCATTATTCTTGATGGCGAATTTTTCCTGTGGCTGGAGCAGAATCTTGATGCTCTGCTGGCACTGGATGAAAAAGCCATGGCTTACTGCATTCGTCGCTGCTGCGAGCTTAAAGCCGAAGTGGTCGCGGCTGATGAGCGCGAAACCGGTGTGCGTGCACTGCTTAATCTGGGCCATACTTTTGGTCATGCGATTGAAGCGCATATGGGTTACGGCAACTGGTTGCACGGCGAAGCGGTGTCGGCTGGCATGGTGATGGCCGCGCGTACCGCCGAGCGTTTGGGGCAGTTCACTTCAGCTGAAACCGATCGCATTATCGCGCTGCTATTGCGCGCCGGTTTACCGGTGCATGGCCCGGCGAGCATGGCGGCGGAAGATTATCTGCCTCACATGATGCGCGATAAAAAAGTGCTGGCCGGCGAGTTGCGTCTGGTGCTGCCTCTCGCTATTGGCCGCTCTGAAGTGCGTGCAGGTGTGGCTCATGATATGGTGCTGGCAGCAATCAATGATTGCCAGAAACCCTGA
- the aroK gene encoding shikimate kinase AroK has translation MAEKRNIFLVGPMGAGKSTIGRQLAQQLNMEFFDSDQEIERRTGADVGWVFDVEGEEGFRDREEKIINELTEKQGIVLATGGGSVKSRETRNRLSARGVVVYLETTIEKQLARTQRDKKRPLLQVESPPREVLEALAGERNPLYEEIADVTIRTDDQSAKVVANQIINMLEKN, from the coding sequence ATGGCAGAGAAACGCAATATCTTTCTGGTTGGGCCGATGGGTGCCGGCAAAAGCACTATTGGTCGTCAGTTGGCTCAGCAACTCAATATGGAATTTTTCGATTCCGATCAGGAAATTGAGCGACGCACCGGAGCGGATGTAGGCTGGGTATTTGATGTGGAAGGCGAAGAAGGCTTCCGCGATCGTGAAGAAAAGATCATTAATGAGCTGACCGAGAAGCAGGGCATTGTCCTGGCGACCGGTGGTGGCTCCGTCAAATCCCGCGAGACCCGTAATCGTCTCTCCGCCCGTGGTGTGGTCGTATACCTAGAAACCACCATCGAAAAGCAGCTTGCTCGTACCCAGCGTGATAAAAAGCGTCCGCTGTTGCAGGTTGAATCACCGCCGCGCGAAGTACTGGAAGCGCTAGCAGGTGAACGTAATCCGCTTTATGAAGAGATCGCTGATGTCACTATTCGCACTGACGATCAGAGTGCAAAAGTGGTGGCCAATCAGATCATCAACATGCTGGAAAAGAACTAA
- the hofQ gene encoding DNA uptake porin HofQ: MKWMTLLILLSLSAPLRASDDRLSLTFDDAPVERILQALADYQQTNLLIAPGVEGRLSLRLDNVGWERALALVTQLAKLTVVQEEGVLLVYPESWQQLQAQQAQAEREEEKQQTPLEQRTVTLHYASASDIYRSLQAERSLMTPRGSVTVDSRTNSLLLRDTTEALRDTERWLKALDLPLEQVELAAHIVTINEEHLRELGVNWGTSPAEVVTQALRNPLLDIPLAVGNPAFRAGVTLGQVSGELLNLELSALEQENQIEIIASPRLFTAHQQTATIKQGTEIPYEVKSGNSGATAIEFKEAVLGMEVTPVVLGNGRIQLKLRLSQNLPGRSVNIGDNQVLSIDKQEIETQVTLRDGETLALGGIFQQQRTQSEKRVPWLGELPLLGNLFRQQTDEQKKKELVIFITPRLVREAALTAG, translated from the coding sequence ATGAAATGGATGACGTTACTGATACTGCTGTCTCTGAGCGCCCCGCTGCGCGCCAGTGACGATCGCCTGAGCCTGACGTTTGATGATGCACCGGTTGAACGCATTTTACAGGCGCTGGCGGATTATCAGCAGACCAACCTGCTGATTGCACCGGGTGTTGAGGGCCGCCTCTCGCTGCGCTTAGATAATGTGGGTTGGGAGCGCGCGCTCGCCCTGGTGACACAGCTGGCAAAACTTACCGTGGTACAGGAAGAGGGCGTGCTGTTGGTCTACCCAGAAAGCTGGCAACAGTTGCAGGCGCAACAAGCGCAGGCAGAGCGTGAGGAGGAAAAACAGCAAACGCCTCTGGAACAACGAACCGTGACGCTGCATTACGCCAGCGCCAGCGATATTTATCGTAGCTTACAAGCCGAGCGATCCTTGATGACGCCACGTGGCAGCGTGACGGTGGACAGTCGCACCAACAGTCTGCTGTTGCGCGATACGACCGAGGCGCTGCGTGACACTGAGCGCTGGTTAAAAGCATTAGATTTACCGCTGGAGCAGGTTGAGCTGGCTGCACACATCGTCACCATCAATGAAGAGCATCTGCGCGAGCTGGGCGTTAACTGGGGCACTTCACCAGCAGAAGTCGTGACCCAGGCGCTGCGTAATCCACTGCTGGATATTCCCCTGGCGGTGGGCAATCCGGCGTTTCGTGCCGGCGTGACGCTGGGCCAGGTGAGTGGCGAATTGTTGAACCTCGAATTAAGCGCATTGGAGCAGGAGAACCAAATCGAAATTATCGCCAGCCCGCGCCTGTTTACCGCGCATCAACAGACCGCCACTATCAAGCAGGGAACGGAAATCCCCTATGAGGTGAAGTCGGGTAATAGCGGGGCGACGGCGATTGAATTTAAAGAAGCGGTGCTGGGTATGGAGGTCACGCCCGTGGTATTAGGTAATGGACGCATCCAGCTAAAACTCAGATTGAGCCAGAACCTGCCGGGAAGGAGCGTCAACATTGGCGATAATCAGGTACTGAGTATTGATAAGCAGGAGATTGAAACCCAGGTAACGCTTCGAGATGGCGAAACCTTAGCGCTCGGCGGCATTTTCCAGCAGCAGCGTACGCAGAGCGAAAAACGCGTTCCCTGGCTGGGTGAATTGCCGCTGCTGGGGAATTTGTTCCGTCAGCAGACCGACGAGCAGAAAAAAAAGGAGCTGGTTATCTTTATTACCCCAAGACTGGTCAGGGAAGCAGCGCTTACTGCCGGATAA
- a CDS encoding HofP DNA utilization family protein: MRSSALLLLLCSSLALARDPFQPLTETLCQAQVAAPQGWRLQGIIGAAPHYVAWLVSPQGKSHRLTEQTPFPLPPWQVVQLTARTLVLNATQSCSPQQITWVIKGGFYEMDDVTDTAVSERPAARQ; the protein is encoded by the coding sequence ATGCGGAGTAGCGCGCTGCTGTTGCTGCTCTGCAGCTCCCTTGCGCTAGCGCGCGATCCTTTCCAGCCGCTGACAGAAACGCTTTGCCAGGCACAGGTTGCCGCGCCGCAAGGCTGGCGTTTGCAGGGCATCATTGGTGCAGCGCCGCACTATGTGGCGTGGCTGGTTTCTCCGCAGGGAAAAAGTCATCGGCTGACCGAGCAAACACCCTTTCCGCTGCCGCCCTGGCAAGTCGTGCAGCTTACGGCACGCACGCTGGTGCTGAACGCGACACAAAGTTGTTCGCCCCAGCAAATCACATGGGTAATAAAAGGAGGTTTTTATGAAATGGATGACGTTACTGATACTGCTGTCTCTGAGCGCCCCGCTGCGCGCCAGTGA
- a CDS encoding PilN domain-containing protein, translating to MLAVNLLPWRIQQWQRRRQQSITLLALTLVCTLLILSALWWRGAIARQLQAEALMDITFILTTLQQQLEQQQSLLQLRESLLQAQRAQQQRQDQHHRWQHFWQQLPELMPETLWLHRLERRQGQLVLEGQAQSMAAVSDFRHQLITQPLFSSVKQGGVQRQSGGDYRFALHARIQELADE from the coding sequence ATGCTGGCGGTCAACTTGCTGCCCTGGCGCATCCAGCAATGGCAGCGGCGGCGCCAGCAGAGCATCACGCTGCTGGCACTGACGTTGGTGTGCACCTTGCTGATCCTTTCAGCGCTGTGGTGGCGTGGCGCAATCGCACGGCAGCTACAGGCGGAAGCCCTGATGGATATCACCTTCATCCTCACCACACTGCAACAGCAGCTTGAGCAGCAGCAATCGCTGCTGCAGTTGCGTGAGTCACTTCTTCAGGCGCAGCGCGCCCAGCAACAGCGGCAAGATCAGCACCACCGCTGGCAGCATTTCTGGCAGCAATTGCCGGAACTAATGCCTGAAACCTTATGGCTACATCGCCTTGAGCGGCGGCAAGGGCAGTTGGTGCTGGAGGGGCAGGCGCAGAGCATGGCGGCAGTGAGTGATTTTCGCCATCAATTGATAACGCAGCCGTTGTTCAGCAGCGTGAAGCAGGGCGGTGTGCAGCGCCAGTCCGGCGGCGATTATCGCTTCGCCCTGCATGCGCGCATACAGGAGTTGGCCGATGAATGA
- the pilM gene encoding pilus assembly protein PilM — protein sequence MAFERWQIGLDIQNGQICALGIERRRHGWQLRHWWQQTLPQDTLRNGVLQTTPALLDMLGRWQRHLPKRYSLRVGLPPQLVLQRTLPLPETSLREPALGRYVAASAQRLFPVEPASLSLDYRSPGKASQLCVTAARREVIAQWLTPLKQAGLRPDVFELSSLALTQIGMRMPLRHNQLLIHPLSDHWLWTLAGESTTSGAATEPLTLAQLRDTFPQMESVLCTSPQVLPEEQVKRCKPFTLLHYLQPPLPEQEGEFAIALGLALRPEDA from the coding sequence ATGGCTTTTGAGCGCTGGCAAATCGGACTGGACATCCAAAATGGGCAGATCTGTGCCCTTGGCATTGAACGCCGTCGTCATGGTTGGCAGTTGCGACACTGGTGGCAACAAACGCTGCCGCAAGATACGTTAAGAAACGGTGTGCTGCAAACCACGCCTGCGTTACTGGATATGTTAGGACGCTGGCAGCGCCATCTGCCGAAACGTTATTCGCTGCGCGTTGGTCTGCCGCCACAGCTGGTGTTGCAACGAACCTTACCCTTGCCGGAAACCTCGTTGCGTGAACCAGCATTAGGGCGTTATGTGGCGGCTTCCGCACAGCGTCTTTTCCCGGTTGAGCCGGCTTCGCTATCGCTGGATTATCGATCGCCGGGTAAGGCTTCGCAGCTTTGCGTCACTGCGGCGCGGCGCGAGGTGATCGCCCAATGGCTGACACCGCTCAAACAGGCGGGTCTGAGACCTGACGTATTTGAGCTGAGTAGTCTGGCGCTGACGCAAATCGGCATGCGTATGCCTTTACGCCACAACCAGCTGTTGATTCATCCGCTTAGCGATCACTGGCTATGGACGCTGGCAGGTGAAAGCACCACCTCAGGCGCAGCCACCGAACCCCTCACTCTCGCGCAACTGCGTGACACCTTTCCACAGATGGAGAGCGTGCTCTGCACGTCACCCCAGGTTTTGCCTGAGGAGCAGGTTAAACGCTGCAAGCCGTTTACGCTGCTGCACTATCTGCAACCGCCTTTGCCCGAGCAGGAGGGTGAGTTTGCTATCGCGCTTGGGTTGGCACTGCGCCCGGAGGATGCCTGA
- the mrcA gene encoding peptidoglycan glycosyltransferase/peptidoglycan DD-transpeptidase MrcA — protein sequence MKFVKYLLILAVCCILLGAGTVYGLYKYIEPQLPDVNTLKDVRLQTPMQVYSADGDLIAQYGEKRRVPLTLKQMPPELIKAFIATEDSRFYEHHGVDPVGIFRAASIALMSGHASQGASTITQQLARNFFLSPERTLMRKIKEAFLAIRIEQLLSKDEILELYLNKIYLGYRAYGVGAAAQVYFGKSIDQLSLSEMAVIAGLPKAPSTFNPLYSHTRALSRRNVVLARMLDQNYITQQQYNEARNAPLTASYHGPEIAFSAPYLSEMVRQEMVKRYGDKAYEDGYKVYTTVTRHLQEAAQQAVRNNVMAYDMRHGYRGPTNVLWKVGEASWDQTRIQSALKNLPTYGPLNAAVITSASADQATAMLKDGSSVSLSMAGVRWARPYKSDTLQGPTPRSVTQVLQAGQQIWVRKVNDDWWLGQVPLVNSALVSLNPEDGAVRALVGGFDFNQSMFNRATQALRQVGSNIKPFLYTAAMDRGLTLASILNDVPISRWDAGAGADWRPKNSPPTYAGPIRLRQGLGESKNVVMVRAMRAMGVDYAAEYLQRFGFPAQNIVHTESLALGAASFTPMQVVRGYAVMANGGFLVDPYFITRIENEQGGVIFEEKPKIACPQCNLPVIYGDTKKSVALNEESIENVATSEQSQNQTVPQPELEQVPAQPQPGGDQQYAPHVINTPLSFLIKSALNTNIFGEPGWMGTGWRAGRDLKRNDIGGKTGTTNSSKDAWFSGYGPGVVTSVWIGFDDSRALGRSTMSGAIPDQISGYEGGAKSAQPAWDDYMKSALEGVPVQPLTPPDGVVTVNIDRGTGKLANGGNSRQEYFINGTQPTEYSVHDVGTTIMDNGQSHELF from the coding sequence GTGAAGTTCGTAAAGTATTTATTGATCCTTGCAGTGTGTTGCATTTTGCTGGGAGCCGGCACGGTTTATGGTTTGTACAAATACATAGAGCCGCAGCTGCCCGATGTGAACACATTGAAAGATGTGCGCCTGCAAACGCCTATGCAGGTTTACAGCGCGGATGGCGATCTAATCGCCCAATACGGTGAGAAGCGCCGTGTGCCGCTGACCCTAAAGCAGATGCCGCCTGAGTTAATCAAAGCGTTTATTGCCACCGAAGACAGCCGTTTCTACGAGCATCACGGTGTCGATCCGGTGGGGATTTTCCGTGCTGCCAGCATTGCACTGATGTCAGGTCACGCATCGCAGGGTGCCAGTACCATCACCCAGCAGCTGGCGCGTAACTTCTTCCTCAGTCCAGAGCGCACCTTAATGCGTAAAATTAAGGAAGCGTTCCTGGCGATCCGCATTGAGCAGCTGCTAAGCAAAGATGAAATTCTTGAGCTGTACCTCAACAAGATTTATCTCGGCTATCGCGCGTACGGTGTGGGCGCTGCGGCGCAGGTCTACTTTGGAAAATCCATTGATCAGCTGTCGCTGAGCGAAATGGCGGTGATTGCCGGGTTGCCAAAAGCGCCTTCCACCTTCAACCCGCTCTATTCTCATACGCGTGCACTGTCGCGTCGTAATGTGGTGCTGGCACGTATGCTGGATCAAAACTACATCACGCAGCAGCAATATAACGAAGCGCGTAATGCACCGTTGACGGCCAGCTATCACGGCCCGGAAATCGCCTTCTCCGCACCTTATTTGAGTGAAATGGTGCGACAGGAGATGGTGAAGCGTTACGGCGATAAAGCGTATGAAGATGGCTATAAGGTTTACACCACCGTGACCCGCCACCTGCAGGAAGCCGCACAGCAGGCGGTGCGTAACAATGTGATGGCCTACGATATGCGTCACGGCTATCGCGGTCCGACTAACGTGCTGTGGAAAGTGGGTGAAGCTAGCTGGGATCAAACCCGCATCCAGAGCGCGCTGAAAAACTTGCCGACTTATGGCCCGTTGAATGCCGCAGTGATCACCAGTGCCAGCGCCGATCAGGCCACGGCTATGCTGAAAGATGGCAGTAGCGTCTCACTGAGCATGGCGGGCGTGCGCTGGGCGCGCCCTTACAAATCTGACACGCTGCAAGGCCCAACGCCGCGTAGCGTGACGCAGGTGCTGCAAGCCGGTCAGCAGATTTGGGTGCGTAAAGTGAATGATGATTGGTGGCTCGGCCAGGTTCCCTTGGTGAACTCCGCGCTGGTGTCGCTCAATCCAGAAGATGGTGCCGTACGCGCCCTGGTCGGCGGTTTCGACTTCAACCAGAGCATGTTTAACCGCGCTACCCAGGCGCTACGCCAGGTCGGCTCCAATATCAAACCGTTCCTGTACACCGCGGCGATGGATCGCGGTTTAACGCTGGCATCGATTCTCAATGACGTGCCGATTTCGCGCTGGGATGCGGGTGCAGGCGCCGACTGGCGTCCGAAGAACTCGCCACCTACCTATGCCGGTCCTATCCGTTTACGTCAGGGCTTGGGCGAATCGAAAAACGTGGTGATGGTGCGTGCGATGCGTGCAATGGGCGTAGATTACGCGGCGGAATACCTGCAGCGTTTCGGCTTCCCGGCGCAGAACATCGTGCATACCGAATCGTTAGCGTTAGGCGCGGCTTCGTTCACGCCAATGCAGGTGGTGCGCGGTTACGCGGTGATGGCAAACGGCGGCTTCCTGGTCGATCCGTACTTCATCACCAGGATTGAGAACGAACAAGGCGGCGTGATCTTTGAAGAGAAACCGAAAATTGCCTGCCCGCAGTGCAACTTGCCGGTGATCTATGGCGATACCAAAAAGTCGGTGGCGCTGAACGAAGAGAGCATTGAGAATGTCGCCACTTCCGAGCAATCGCAGAACCAAACTGTGCCGCAACCGGAGCTGGAGCAAGTCCCCGCGCAGCCGCAGCCGGGTGGCGATCAGCAATATGCACCGCACGTGATCAACACGCCACTGTCATTCCTGATCAAGAGCGCGCTAAACACCAACATCTTCGGCGAACCCGGCTGGATGGGAACCGGTTGGCGTGCAGGTCGTGACTTAAAACGTAACGATATCGGCGGTAAAACCGGTACCACCAACAGCTCGAAAGATGCGTGGTTCTCCGGTTACGGTCCGGGCGTAGTGACCTCAGTGTGGATTGGCTTCGATGATTCACGTGCGCTCGGTCGTTCAACGATGTCAGGCGCGATTCCGGACCAAATCTCCGGTTACGAAGGCGGTGCCAAGAGTGCTCAGCCAGCGTGGGATGATTATATGAAATCCGCGCTGGAAGGCGTGCCGGTTCAGCCGCTGACACCGCCAGATGGCGTAGTCACCGTTAATATCGATCGCGGTACCGGTAAACTGGCCAACGGCGGCAACTCGCGTCAGGAGTACTTCATCAACGGCACGCAGCCAACGGAATATTCGGTGCATGATGTAGGAACCACCATCATGGACAATGGCCAAAGCCACGAACTGTTCTGA